From Bacillus sp. FSL K6-3431, the proteins below share one genomic window:
- a CDS encoding TatD family hydrolase: MLFDTHVHLNDDQFSEDIEEVINRAQASGVEKMVVVGFDRKTIQKALELIEKYEFLYASVGWHPVDAIDMTEDDLIWIEGIAAHPKVVALGEMGLDYHWDKSPKSVQQDVFRRQIRLARKLNLPITIHNREATQDIVQILKEEKAYEVGGIMHCFSGSAEVAKECIDLNFYISLGGPVTFKNAKKPKEVAVQVPIDRLLIETDCPYLAPHPYRGKRNEPAFVKFVAEEIAELKGLSLDEVAQATTANAKKVFNIE; encoded by the coding sequence ATGCTTTTTGATACACATGTACATTTAAATGATGATCAATTCTCAGAAGATATTGAAGAAGTAATAAACCGAGCACAAGCTTCAGGCGTAGAAAAAATGGTTGTAGTTGGCTTTGATCGAAAGACGATCCAAAAGGCACTAGAGTTAATTGAGAAATACGAGTTTTTATACGCAAGTGTAGGTTGGCATCCCGTTGATGCAATCGATATGACTGAGGATGACCTGATTTGGATTGAAGGAATTGCAGCACATCCAAAAGTTGTAGCTCTTGGTGAAATGGGGTTAGACTATCATTGGGATAAATCTCCTAAGTCTGTCCAACAAGATGTGTTTAGAAGACAAATCAGACTAGCAAGAAAGCTGAATTTGCCAATTACCATCCATAATAGAGAAGCTACTCAAGATATCGTTCAAATATTGAAAGAAGAAAAGGCATATGAAGTTGGCGGAATTATGCATTGTTTCAGTGGTAGTGCAGAAGTTGCGAAGGAGTGTATAGATTTAAACTTTTATATTTCTTTAGGTGGCCCGGTAACATTTAAAAATGCAAAAAAACCAAAAGAAGTGGCCGTACAAGTGCCAATCGATCGTTTGCTCATTGAAACGGATTGTCCGTATTTGGCACCACATCCTTACCGAGGCAAAAGGAATGAACCTGCATTTGTAAAATTTGTTGCAGAAGAAATTGCGGAATTGAAGGGTCTTTCACTAGATGAAGTAGCGCAGGCAACGACAGCGAATGCAAAAAAAGTATTCAACATTGAATGA
- the metG gene encoding methionine--tRNA ligase: protein MKEKLKTFYLTTPIYYPSGNLHIGHAYTTVAGDAMARYKRLRGYDVMYLTGTDEHGQKIQQKAEENGLSPQAYVDDIVSGIQDLWNKLDISYDDFIRTTETRHKQVVEKIFHRLLEQGDIYLDEYEGWYCTPCESFFTEFQLENGNCPDCGRPVEKVKEESYFFKMSKYVDRLIQYYDENPEFIQPESRKNEMINNFLKPGLEDLAVSRTTFDWGIKVPGNPKHVIYVWIDALTNYITALGYGSDNDANYVKYWPADVHLVGKEIVRFHTIYWPIMLMALELPLPKKVFAHGWLLMKDGKMSKSKGNVVDPVTLIDRYGLDALRYYLLREVPFGSDGVFTPEGFVERINFDLANDLGNLLNRTIAMINKYFDGNIPAYEGIVTAFDEDLLAVNKETVKQYEVAMEKMEFSVALVSVWQLVSRTNKYIDETQPWTLAKEETKRKELGSVMVHLADSLRRVAILLQPFLTQTPGKIFDQLKIENEQYKSWESLESFGNIPKDTIVVKKGEPIFPRLEMEEEITYIKAQMQGQVPATEEQQKQEDEISEPNPEISIDDFMKVELRVAEVIHCEPVKKTNKLLKLQLDLGYEKRQVISGIAEFYKPEEVIGKKVIVVANLKPVKLRGELSQGMILAGEKSGVLALASVDQTLENGALVK from the coding sequence ATGAAAGAAAAATTAAAAACGTTTTACTTAACAACACCGATTTATTATCCAAGTGGAAATTTACATATAGGTCATGCGTATACGACCGTGGCAGGTGATGCGATGGCGCGCTATAAAAGGCTACGTGGATATGATGTTATGTATTTAACGGGGACAGATGAGCACGGACAGAAAATTCAACAAAAGGCAGAAGAGAATGGATTATCTCCACAAGCATATGTAGATGATATAGTTAGTGGGATTCAGGATCTGTGGAATAAATTGGATATTTCATATGATGATTTTATCCGAACAACTGAAACACGCCATAAACAAGTAGTAGAAAAGATATTTCACCGTTTACTTGAACAAGGAGATATTTATCTTGATGAATATGAAGGTTGGTATTGTACACCTTGTGAGTCTTTCTTCACTGAATTCCAATTAGAAAATGGGAATTGCCCTGATTGTGGTCGTCCAGTTGAAAAAGTAAAAGAAGAGTCATATTTCTTTAAAATGAGTAAATATGTGGATCGACTAATTCAATATTACGATGAAAATCCGGAATTCATCCAACCAGAATCTAGAAAAAATGAAATGATTAATAATTTCTTAAAACCAGGACTAGAAGATTTAGCTGTATCTAGGACAACATTTGATTGGGGAATTAAAGTACCAGGGAATCCAAAACATGTTATTTATGTATGGATCGACGCATTGACGAACTATATCACCGCCCTTGGTTATGGATCGGACAACGACGCTAATTATGTAAAATATTGGCCAGCAGATGTTCATCTTGTTGGAAAAGAAATTGTTCGTTTTCACACTATTTATTGGCCAATTATGCTTATGGCTCTCGAACTGCCACTTCCAAAGAAAGTGTTTGCGCATGGTTGGTTGTTAATGAAAGATGGAAAAATGTCAAAATCAAAAGGTAATGTTGTAGACCCAGTTACGTTAATTGACCGCTATGGACTCGATGCTCTCCGTTATTACTTATTACGTGAAGTGCCGTTTGGTTCAGATGGCGTCTTTACACCTGAAGGATTTGTAGAGAGGATCAATTTCGATTTAGCAAATGATCTTGGTAATTTATTGAACAGAACAATTGCCATGATTAATAAATATTTCGATGGCAATATCCCAGCATATGAAGGTATAGTAACTGCCTTCGATGAAGATCTCCTAGCTGTCAATAAAGAAACAGTTAAACAATATGAAGTTGCCATGGAAAAAATGGAGTTTTCAGTTGCCTTAGTATCCGTCTGGCAATTAGTAAGTAGAACAAACAAATATATTGATGAAACGCAACCTTGGACTTTAGCTAAGGAAGAAACGAAACGTAAAGAACTTGGAAGTGTTATGGTTCATCTAGCTGACTCGTTAAGACGCGTTGCAATATTATTACAGCCATTTTTAACACAAACGCCTGGGAAAATCTTTGATCAGTTGAAAATAGAGAATGAGCAATATAAATCATGGGAAAGTCTTGAATCATTTGGAAATATACCAAAAGATACGATCGTTGTTAAAAAAGGCGAACCAATTTTTCCACGCTTAGAAATGGAAGAAGAGATAACGTATATCAAAGCCCAAATGCAAGGACAAGTTCCTGCCACGGAAGAACAACAGAAGCAAGAAGATGAGATATCTGAACCAAACCCAGAAATATCCATAGATGATTTTATGAAAGTGGAATTAAGGGTAGCGGAAGTTATTCATTGCGAGCCAGTAAAAAAGACAAATAAATTATTAAAACTCCAATTGGATCTAGGATATGAAAAAAGGCAAGTTATTTCGGGAATTGCAGAGTTTTATAAACCAGAAGAAGTAATCGGAAAGAAAGTAATAGTTGTAGCTAATTTAAAACCAGTGAAATTAAGAGGAGAATTATCACAAGGAATGATTCTTGCTGGTGAAAAAAGTGGTGTTCTTGCTTTAGCAAGCGTGGACCAAACTCTTGAAAACGGAGCGCTTGTAAAGTAA